In Vibrio bathopelagicus, one DNA window encodes the following:
- the rbsA gene encoding ribose ABC transporter ATP-binding protein RbsA, which produces MTQAILELSSIEKAFPGVKALDKASLNVYPGRVMALMGENGAGKSTLMKVLTGIYHLDGGTIAYQGKPAAFKGPRDSQQAGISIIHQELNLIPELTIAENIFLGREITGTMGRILWNEMYQEADKLLKRLNVKHSSKTLLGQLSLGEQQMVEIAKALSFESKVIIMDEPTDALTDTETESLFKVINELRSEDCGIVYISHRLKEIFEICDDITVLRDGKFIGQCEVKDTDEDGLIEMMVGRKLDEQYPRIGQSHGETCLEVIGLTGSGVHDVSFTLKRGEILGVSGLMGAGRTELMKVIYGALPSERGVINLENKTINPVSPKDGLANGIAYISEDRKGDGLVLGLSVKENMSLCSLDLLTKSGQIQHKDEVMAVDDFIKLFNIKTPTREQIIGNLSGGNQQKVAIAKGLMTKPKVLILDEPTRGVDVGAKKEIYQLINKFKADGMSIILVSSEMPEVLGMSDRIMVMHEGRVSGEFDAKEANQELLLACAVGKKINEDAA; this is translated from the coding sequence ATGACTCAAGCCATTTTAGAACTTAGCTCAATTGAGAAAGCCTTCCCTGGTGTGAAAGCACTAGATAAGGCGAGCCTCAACGTTTACCCAGGACGCGTAATGGCGTTAATGGGTGAAAACGGTGCAGGTAAATCGACGCTCATGAAAGTGCTCACCGGCATTTACCACTTGGATGGCGGCACTATTGCCTACCAAGGTAAACCTGCGGCATTTAAAGGACCTCGTGATTCACAACAAGCCGGCATTAGTATCATTCACCAAGAATTGAACCTAATTCCAGAGCTAACCATCGCCGAGAACATCTTCTTAGGTCGTGAAATTACAGGGACTATGGGTCGCATCTTGTGGAATGAGATGTACCAAGAAGCGGACAAGCTACTTAAACGTCTTAATGTAAAACACAGTTCGAAAACACTTTTAGGTCAGTTAAGCCTTGGTGAGCAACAAATGGTAGAGATCGCGAAAGCCCTATCGTTTGAATCTAAGGTCATCATCATGGATGAGCCGACTGATGCACTAACCGATACTGAAACTGAATCGCTATTTAAGGTGATTAACGAGCTACGTTCTGAAGACTGTGGCATTGTTTACATCTCTCACCGCTTGAAAGAGATCTTTGAGATTTGTGATGACATCACGGTACTTCGTGACGGTAAGTTCATTGGCCAATGTGAAGTAAAAGACACCGACGAAGATGGCCTAATTGAGATGATGGTTGGCCGTAAGCTAGACGAGCAATATCCACGTATCGGACAGAGCCACGGTGAAACCTGCCTTGAAGTAATTGGCCTAACGGGTTCTGGTGTTCACGATGTGAGCTTTACTCTAAAGCGCGGTGAAATCTTGGGTGTATCTGGCCTAATGGGTGCAGGTCGTACTGAACTGATGAAAGTGATTTACGGTGCCCTTCCAAGTGAGCGCGGCGTTATCAACTTAGAAAACAAAACCATCAATCCTGTAAGTCCCAAAGATGGCTTGGCCAATGGCATTGCTTACATCTCTGAAGATCGTAAAGGCGATGGCTTAGTTCTCGGGCTTTCGGTGAAAGAAAACATGTCTTTATGTTCGCTTGATCTACTGACTAAAAGCGGGCAAATCCAACATAAAGATGAAGTGATGGCGGTTGACGATTTCATCAAGCTGTTCAACATCAAAACCCCGACTCGCGAACAAATCATTGGCAATCTTTCTGGTGGTAACCAACAGAAAGTGGCTATCGCTAAGGGATTGATGACCAAACCAAAAGTACTGATTCTCGACGAGCCAACGCGTGGTGTCGATGTCGGTGCTAAGAAAGAGATTTACCAACTCATTAATAAATTCAAAGCTGACGGCATGAGCATTATTTTGGTCTCATCTGAAATGCCAGAAGTGTTAGGAATGAGTGACCGCATCATGGTGATGCATGAAGGCCGTGTGAGCGGTGAATTTGATGCTAAAGAAGCAAACCAAGAATTATTACTGGCGTGTGCGGTCGGTAAAAAGATCAACGAGGACGCAGCATGA
- the rbsD gene encoding D-ribose pyranase: MKKSTLINSELSYLVATLGHTDEITICDAGLPIPDHVTRIDLALTHGVPSFQQTVKTMLDESQIEGVVIAEEFAKVSPEHHAALIDLIKTEEVRCGKSLSITYITHEEFKQRTHESRAVIRTGECTPYANVIFQAGVTF, translated from the coding sequence ATGAAAAAAAGTACTCTAATTAATTCTGAACTCTCTTACTTGGTGGCGACTCTTGGCCATACAGATGAAATCACGATTTGTGACGCGGGCTTACCGATTCCAGACCACGTAACTCGCATTGATCTTGCACTGACTCATGGTGTACCTAGCTTTCAACAAACAGTAAAAACCATGTTAGATGAATCTCAAATTGAAGGCGTTGTGATTGCAGAAGAGTTTGCGAAAGTAAGCCCAGAACATCACGCAGCACTGATTGATTTAATCAAGACAGAAGAAGTACGTTGTGGCAAATCGCTTTCGATTACTTACATCACTCATGAAGAGTTTAAGCAACGCACGCATGAAAGCCGCGCAGTGATTCGCACCGGTGAATGCACGCCATACGCAAATGTTATTTTCCAAGCTGGCGTAACGTTTTAA
- a CDS encoding winged helix-turn-helix domain-containing protein, with protein sequence MNHTIDFNDLIIDIDSRTITNQHGNKIILRPHLLALLCLLIENVGRPISREHIVDVCWGGQLSSPHALANVVYNLRNVFVRLRTPNVQIITISKFGYVLSIEPM encoded by the coding sequence ATGAACCACACAATAGACTTCAACGACTTAATCATTGATATCGACTCTCGAACGATTACCAATCAACATGGAAATAAAATCATCTTACGCCCTCACCTATTAGCACTGCTCTGCTTGCTGATAGAAAATGTGGGAAGGCCTATTTCAAGAGAGCATATTGTTGATGTGTGTTGGGGCGGGCAGCTCTCGTCACCTCATGCCCTTGCAAACGTCGTCTATAACCTTCGCAATGTCTTCGTGCGATTGAGAACACCAAATGTCCAGATAATAACCATCAGTAAGTTTGGCTATGTGCTATCAATTGAACCCATGTAG
- a CDS encoding endonuclease/exonuclease/phosphatase family protein gives MNKPNQITFATFNLLNYLEPPNAYYDFENIYSFEEWQKKQHWMAEAIRSLDCDVIGFQEIFSPQSLEQLMNELGYPHFAVVDSAHVEGDYLYTSPVVGIASRYPIENVQPVTPDTKLLTAFNLGDKFSFNRTPVHATITLPHLGSSDCYVVHFKSQRPTEPKAESVDADNAQQGKKPQSDTLIRFHQEQLGSWLSSAQRGLEAQMLHQYITNQRHQTDQPVVLMGDFNKPLFNDEFKGLLSYSINRDENSKHWLSHFRLKDSWDLYHQLHEEDLLEQRKPTHYYGASGSVLDYILMSNEFDCQNSSSLMEISSYTVLDHHLINPSFDHDQFSTDHAIVAVTAHIREA, from the coding sequence TTGAACAAACCAAACCAAATAACATTCGCAACGTTCAATCTTTTGAACTATCTCGAGCCACCGAATGCTTATTATGATTTTGAGAACATCTACAGCTTCGAAGAATGGCAAAAGAAGCAACATTGGATGGCTGAAGCGATTCGTTCATTAGATTGTGATGTGATTGGCTTCCAAGAGATATTTAGCCCGCAATCTTTAGAGCAATTGATGAATGAACTTGGTTACCCTCATTTTGCTGTGGTCGATAGCGCACATGTTGAAGGTGATTACCTATACACCTCACCGGTTGTGGGTATTGCTTCCCGTTACCCGATTGAAAACGTACAACCTGTTACGCCAGATACGAAGTTACTGACAGCATTCAACCTTGGCGACAAATTCTCATTCAACAGAACGCCTGTTCACGCAACGATTACGTTACCCCATTTAGGTTCAAGCGACTGTTATGTCGTGCACTTCAAATCACAACGTCCGACAGAGCCAAAGGCCGAATCTGTCGATGCGGACAACGCACAGCAAGGTAAAAAACCACAAAGTGACACGCTCATTCGCTTCCACCAAGAACAACTTGGCTCTTGGCTATCAAGTGCCCAACGCGGTCTAGAAGCTCAGATGCTGCATCAATACATCACCAATCAACGCCATCAGACTGATCAACCAGTCGTATTGATGGGTGACTTTAATAAGCCTCTGTTTAATGATGAATTTAAAGGGCTGTTGAGTTACTCAATCAACAGAGACGAAAACAGCAAGCATTGGCTGTCCCACTTTCGCTTAAAAGACAGTTGGGATCTTTACCATCAACTGCATGAAGAGGACTTGCTTGAGCAGCGTAAACCAACCCATTATTACGGCGCTTCAGGGTCTGTACTGGACTATATTTTGATGTCGAACGAGTTCGATTGTCAGAACTCTTCAAGCCTAATGGAGATCTCTAGCTACACAGTGTTAGACCATCACCTGATTAATCCAAGCTTCGACCACGATCAATTCAGTACGGACCATGCCATCGTTGCTGTCACCGCTCATATTCGCGAAGCTTAA